The stretch of DNA ACGCCGGTGGCCGTGGCAAGGGCCACTTCAAGAACGGCTTCCAAGGCGGCGTCCACCTCATCGAGTCGCCCGAGCAGGCCGCCGATCTGGCTGGCAAGATGATCAATGAGACCCTCGTGACCGTGCAGACCGGCGACGCCGGCAAGCTTGTCCGCAAGGTCATGATCGCCGAGGCCGTGGACATCACCCACGAATACTACCTCGCCATCCTCATGGACCGCGCCACCTGCCGCCCGGTCATCGTCGCCTCCACGGAAGGCGGCATGAGCATCGAGGATGTGGCGCACAACACGCCGGAGAAGATCATCCGCCAGTTCGTCCACCCGCTTCTCGGCCTGCAGGGCTACGAGATCCGCAAGCTGGCCGCCGCGCTCGGCCTCGCCGGTGACCTCGGCAAGCAATTCGGCAAGCTGCTCTCCAATCTCTACAAGCTCTTCGTCTCCCTCGACTGCTCGATGGTCGAGATCAACCCGCTGGTCACCACCCCGGATGGCCGCGTGCTGGCGCTGGATGCGAAGTTCGGCTTCGATGACAACGCGCTCTTCCGCCACCCGGAAATCGTCGCCATGCGCGACAAGGAAGAGGAAGACCCGCGCGAAGTCGCCGCTTCCGAATACGACCTCAACTACATCGGCCTCGATGGAAACATCGCCTGCCTCGTGAATGGCGCAGGCCTCGCGATGGCCACGATGGACATCATCAAGCACTACGGTGGCGAACCGGCCAACTTCCTCGACGTGGGTGGTGGTGCTTCCCGCGAGCAGGTCACCGCGGCCTTCAAGATCATCCTCGCCGACCCGCAGGTGAAGGGCATCCTGATCAATATCTTCGGCGGCATCATGGACTGCAACGTCATCGCCGAAGGCGTGATCGCCGCAGCCAAGGAAACCGGCCTGCCGATCCCGCTCGTCGTCCGCCTCGAAGGCAACAACGTCGATGCCGGCAAGGCCACGCTCGACGCCAGCGGCCTGAACATCGTCTCCGCCAGCACCATGGCGGACGGTGCGCAGAAGATCGTGGCGGCTGTCGCCTGACGCGCTTACGGGTATCCCGCCATGAATAAAATCGGCATCAAGGAAGCAGGTTTCACGGGATACCCGGCCCTCGACATCGAGGAAGCACGCAAATTCTACGGCGGGATCATGGGCCTCAAGGAGGGCATGGTCTTCGAACACGAGGGCAAGGCCGGCTGGGTGGAATTCGAGATTCCCGGCGGCCACACCCTCGCCATCGCGCAGGCAAACGACCAATGGCAGCCCAATGCGGGCGGCGGTGGCCTTTGCTTCGAGATGGAAGACCTCGACGCCGCCATCGCATCGCTCAAGGACGCAGGAGTGAAGATCCTCCTCGAACCGCAGGACTTCCCGGTCTGCCGCATGGCCCTGATCTCGGACCCCAGCGGCAATACAGTGGCCCTGCACCAGAAGAAGTCGAATCACCCCGAGTGCTCGCACTGATCCCACCGCCATGAAAGTCACCGAAATCGCATTCTCCTGCTACCCGGTCACCGACATGGCGCGGTCCGTCGCCTTCTATGAAGGCGTGCTCGGACTGACCAAAACCATGGACCACGAGATGGAAGATGGCAGCGGTCACTGGGTCGAATTCGACATCGGCGCGGGCACCCTCAGCCTCGGAAAGACTCCCGGCTGGGACCCCAGCCCGAATGGCTGCACGGTCGGCCTGGAGGTCGAGGACTTCGACATCGCCGTCGCCAAGGTCCGGGCCGCGGGTGTGACCGTGACCATGGGCCCCATCGAAACGCCGGTCTGCCACATGCTCATGATCTCCGATCCTGACGGCAGCCCGCTCATCATCCACAAGCGCAAGCCGGGCCACGCCTGAATGGCACCCTGCCGCTGTAAGGCTTCCCTTTTCCGAATTTCCACCAATCTCACTTCCCCACTAGCTCAGTTCCGCCATGGCCATCCTCGTTGACGAAAATACCAAGCTCCTCGTGCAGGGCATCACCGGCAGCTTCGGCGCGCGCCACGCGCAGCTGTCCCTCGACTACGGCACCAAGCTCGTCGCCGGCGTCACGCCCGGCAAGGCGGGCCAGAAGTTCGCCGAGATCGTGCCGATCTTCGACACCGTCTCGCAGGCCGTGCAGGAGACGGGTGCCACCGCATCCGCCATTTTCGTCCCGCCGCCATTCGCGGCCGACGCCATCCTCGAGGCCGTGGACGCCGGCGTGGAGCTGGTGGTCTGCATCACCGAGGGCATCCCGGTCATGGACATGATGCGCGTGAAGGAAGCCCTGCGCGGCTCGAAGTCCCGCCTCATCGGCCCGAATTGCCCCGGCCTCGTGACCCCCGGCCTCGGCGAGAAGTCGCACGGCGGCTGCCGCATCGGCATCACCCCGAGCCAGATCTGCAAGCGCGGGAATGTCGGCGTGGTCTCCCGCTCCGGCACCCTCACCTACGAGGCAGTGTTCCAGCTCACCCAGCTCGGCTACGGCCAGAGCACGCTCGTCGGCATCGGCGGCGACCCGATCAATGGCACCAGCCACCTCGACGTGCTGGAAATGTTCAACAATGACCCCGAGACCGAGGCCATCATCATGATCGGCGAGATCGGCGGCACTGCCGAGGTCGAGGCCGCCCGCTGGGCCAAGGAAAACTGCAAGAAGCCGATCGCAGGCTTCATCGCCGGTGCGACCGCACCTCCGGGACGCCGCATGGGCCACGCCGGTGCCATCGTCGGCGGTGAGGAAGACACCGCGCAGGCCAAGAAGCGCATCCTCGCTGAGTGCGGCATCGCCGTCGCCGAAACGCCGAGCGACATGGCGAAGACGCTGCTCGAGCGCTGGGGCAAGTAAGCCCTGCCCGCTGGCCTACCAGCAACAAGATCATCAAGAAGCCCGCGCCTCACTAGGTGCGGGCTTTCTTTTTGTAGCGCCAGCCCTGGGAGCGAAGCCCTGGGAGCGCCGGTCATCAGACCGGCCCGAGTGGTCCCTGACTGCCGCAGGAAACCCTATGCCCCCGGGAAGAGCTCCTCCTTCGATGCAATAGGACCGACAACGAAACGAGCGAAAGAGACGAAAAAAAGGCAGCTTTCACCAGCACTCCCAGCGCCGGAGGTGCGACCCGAGATAAGCCGGTGGCGCGAGCCACCGGTTCCGTAGTGAGGATTTGCAAGCCTCGGCAGGGGCGGCAGACGGCGGTGAATCGGGAGCGTGGAGATGCTTCGTGCCCTTCCGCCGACCCTGCCGGGGCGGCTTTCATACGGCCCTACCGTCCGGTGGCTCACGCCACCGGCTTATCTCGGGTCGCGCCGCTGGCGCTGAAGAGGAATGCATACGGAAACGCGCCCCCCATCACTGATCCACGATCTTCTGCACGATTGTGCCCTTCGAGCGCAGTTTCAGGTTCAACAGCTCCACACCGAGGGAGAAGGCCATGGCGAAGTAGATGTAGCCCTTCGGGATGTGGAAGTGCATGCCCTCGGCCATCAGGGCCGTGCCGATGAGGATGAGGAAGGATAGCGCGAGCATCTTCACGGAAGGATGCTTCGAGACGAAGTCGCTGACCGCACCGGATGCCAGCATCATGACGGCGATGGAGATGACCACGGCAACCATCATTAGCGAGACGCGGGTCGGGTCATTCACCATGCCCACGGCCGTGATTACGGAGTCCAGAGAGAAGATGATGTCGATCATCGCGATCTGGACGAGCACCGCGCCGAAGCTGGAGGCGGCCTTCGGCTTTCCGTGAGATTCCTCGATGCCGTCGAACTTGTGGTGGATCTCCTTGGTGGACTTGTAGATCAGGAAGAAGCCGCCGAGCAGCAGGATCATGTCCTTCCAGGAGATCCCGAGGTGTCCGCCATGCTCGCCCGCCTTCGGGATCATGTCCCATAGCATCGGATGGATCGGCACGTGGAAGAGCGGGTTCTGCAGGCTCATGATCCACGTGATCGAGAGCAGCAGCACGAGCCGCGCACCCATCGCGAGGCTGAGGCCGATCAGGCGGCCCGACTTCCGCTTTTCCTCCGGCAGCCGGTCGACGAGGATCGAGATAAAGACGATATTGTCGATGCCGAGGACGATCTCCAGCAGGGTGAGCGTGAGAAGCGCACCCCATGCCTGGGGATCATTCAGCCAATGGAATTCAAGGAGCGAGGCGATCATGCTGGAAGGGCAGTGAGACCACCCTTCCTAACACGGCCCGACCGTTTGCCTCAAGGCAATAGCCGGACCTCCACCTTCAATGCGTCGGCTTTCCGCGAACGATCTTGATGCCGAGCATGAAGGCGAGAGCGAGTGTCCCTGCCACCACGCCGAAAAGACCATTGAACAACATCGAGAGCAACGAGCCACCGATGCCGCCCACACCCGCCGCGGTATGCTTGATCCACTCGTAAACGGAGTGAATGCCATGCGTGAGGATTTCACCACCGACCAGGAACATCGCCGCCGTGCCGAGGACGGACAGCGTCTTCATGAGGTAAGGCGCGCCCCAGAGGATCGCGCGACCGAAGGCCTTCGCCGCGGCGGAGGCGCGCTGGCTGAGATAGAGGCCGAGATCGTCAAGCTTCACGATGCCCGCGACCAGGCCGTAAACGCCGATCGTCATGGCGAGCGCGATAGCCGAAAGGGTCAAACCCTTCGTGAGGAGCGGCTCTTTCTCCACCACGTTCAGCGTGATCGCGATGATCTCCGCGGAGAGCACGAAGTCCGTGCGGACGGCACCCTTGATCTTTGCTTTCTCATCCACCACGACGGGTGTCGTCTCGGCCAGATCCGCCTTCGCATCCTCGACGGTCTTCTTCGACTCCCCGGGGTGCAGGAAGCGGTGGGATAGCTTCTCGACACCCTCATAGCAGAGGTAGATGCCGCCGACCATCAGCAGCGGCGTGACCAGCCACGGGGCGAAGACACTGATGAGGAGCGCGGCGGGGACCAGGATCAGCTTGTTGACGAAGGAGCCCTTCGCGACCGCCCACACCACCGGCAACTCGCGCTGGGCCACCACGCCGCTCACCTGCTGGGCATTCAGTGCCAGATCGTCACCCAGCACCCCGGCCGTCTTTGAAGCGGCCCTCTTGGTCATCACCGCGACGTCATCAAGGAGCGCGGCAATATCATCCAGCAACGTGAGCAAACTTCCTCCAGCCATGTGCGGGTATCATGACTCGCACCGGGCCACCCCGCGCAAGGGCAATCCCCGTCGAAACCGACGCCGAATTCCCACTTGGCTCGGACGCCGCTCAAGCCGCACTGAATTCCAGCGCGCGCTGCTTCATCTGCGTGGCCATCAGGTTGAGCGCATTCGCCCGGGTGGGGGCGAGGTGTTCCTTGAGGCCGGTGCGGTCGATGAAGGAGAGATCGGCGGAGAGGATGGCGTCCGGGGTCTCGTCATCCAGCACGCGGACGAAAAGAGCGATCATCCCCTTCGTGATGACGGAGTCGGAGTCGGCGAGGAAACGCACCTTGCCGTCCTCGATGTGGGCATCCAGCCAGACCTGCGACTGGCAGCCCTTGATGAGCTTGTCGGCGGTCTTCTGCTCCTCCGGCATCGCGGGCAGCTTCCGGCCCAGCCCGATGACGTATTCATAGCGCTCCTGCCAGTCCGGGAAAAAGGACAGTTCCTCAAGGACCTCCTGCTGTTTGTCGGCGATGCTCATCGCGGCGACAGGGAAAGACGGGCGGACGGCGAATGCACGCTGAAAGTCACGCGGCAGCCCTGATCAGCAATCCTGCTCTCAGCCACCTAGGTTCGGACCGTCGCTGCCGAGCAGCGGACTATCAGCCGGGAGCAAGGTCGGCCGGGAGAGATCCGCGGGCTTGTGCTTCTTCTTCCCGTCCCCGCCGAAGAGGGAGCAGGAACTCATGCCACCGGCTGCGGCTAGCAGCAGCAACGCGGTCGCTACACTCCTCATCGCCGCGGTTGCTTTGGCAATACCCCGAAGGCACCAGCCCCCTGCCCCGGCTGCGGCGGATTCCACGGGATGGTTGTGGAGTCGGTCGTCGGAGGCACCGGCTTCTTCTCCGCGCAGGACACGAGAAGAAAGACCGGGGCTACAAGAAGGAGGATCAGGCGCATGGGAGGGGCATGGCTTGTGAGAAAAATTCAGCGGCGCGGCTGCTGCGGCAACGCACCGAAGGCACCACCACCTTGGCCGGCGACGGGCTTGTTCCACGGGAGCTGGCTGGAGGAAGACGGCGGCGGGACCGGCTTGCGGGTCGTCTCCTTTTCAGCACACGACGGCGAGAGGACGGCGAGGACGATGGCGGCTAGGGTCAGGCGCATGGGCAGAACATAAAAAAGCCTCCGCGGCTTGCAAGCTCGCGGAGGCTGGGAAATTCAGTCTTGGCTGAAAACCGGATCAGTTCGTCGCCGGATTGGCGAGGATGACGCGATCACCCGGCTGGATGCGGGCACCGGCGGCAACCGTCTCGCGGTCGATCTCGGCGATCGTCTGGGAAGGCTCGATGGCGGAAGGTTGCACCTCGGCGATGAGGCGGCCTTCGCGCTTCACCAGCAGCTTGGTCTCAGGCTTGAAGCCCGTGCTGCTGCCGGCACCGATGACGATGAAGCCCCAGTCGTCATTGACCGCGGTCACGACGGACTCCATCGCGTTCTGGCGCATGCGGGAATTGCGTGCGGCGGAACGGTCGGCGAGGCGGGCGATCTCAGCCTGATTGGATTCGACGTTCTTCTGGGCGGCTTCGACGAGGGACTGGACTTCACCCAGAGCCTTGGTCTTGGCCTTCTTGTCTTCTTCGATCTCGGCGACCTTGGTCGGCAGTTCCTGAAGAGTCACACCGGCACCTTGAAGAATCTCGTCAGCCTTCGCGCGGATTCCTTCGAGCTTGGCGAAGGTTTCCTTCTGCTCGGCGAGGGTGCCGTCCACCTTCTTGGTGTCTGCGACCAGCTTGCGCTCGATGGCCTTGAGATTCTCGACGGAAGCGCTCAGGTCTGTTTCCTTCTTGGTGGCGGTATCAAGAAGAGCGAGTTCGTCGCGGAGTTCGACATCCTTGGCGTCTCCCTCCTTAGTCTTTGCCTCCTTGGCGAGAGCCTTCTCCTCTTTCTTTGCCCTCTGGTCCTCGAACTTTGTCTTCGCGTTGAGGGAGAAGTAGCCTGCTCCGCCGATGGCGAGGATCGCGAGAACGTACAAAATTGCTTTCATGCGGGTTTGGAAATCTGGTGTTTGAATTCCTGAAGTTCTATTACTTGTCGTTGCTGCCGGGGACCACGCGGTCGCCCACCATCAGCACGGTTCCCTCGGCGAGGGAGTCCGGCACGACTTCCGCCGCAGCGCGGCCGGCTTCCACGGAGCTGACGCGGAGCTTGGCTACCACGGCACCGTCACGAACCACATTGAGCGGGGATCCGGAGATCACGCCACCCGTATTGCCGATCGGCAGGGTCACGAAACCGTAAGCCGGGAAAATCGAGCTGATGCTGGTGGAGGTGAAGAAGGAGGTCTTGCTGGCGTAGTTGCCATCGACCCTCTTGTATTGAGCGATCACACCCTCGGTGCGGGTCTTCTCGGAGGTCAGATCAGCGAGACGGGCTTCGTTCGACGAGATGTCGTCCTGAAGCTGGGCCAGCTCCTGCTGGGTCTGCTTGATCTTGTCGACCAGCTCCTCGATGTTGCCGATCTCTGCCAGACCTTCCTCGATGGTGGAGATCTTCTTGGCATTGGCTTCAGCCTCGGTCTGCTTGGTAGACAGCGCGGTCTCGAGAGCACCGTTCTTCTTCTGATGGTCAGCTTCCGTTTCGGTCAGTGCCGCGACGGATTCGTCGGTACTCTTGCGGGTAGCAGAAGTGCTTTCATATTGCTTCGACAGGTCTTCGAAACGAGCTTCCGCCTTGGCGAGAAGACTCTCTTCGTTCTGACGAGCAGAGATTTCCTCCTCATACTTCGCTTTATTCTTCGAAGCAATGAAGGCGGCTGCGGCGAGCACAATGGCGGTTAGAATGGCAAATACGTTGGCCATGGGGTTTTGACGGTGACTGGTTGGGTCTTGTTCTAAGGCGCAACCTAGGGATGCACGCTCAGGCGCGGCAATACCAAATTTCGCGATTGTGCGACGTGGATTTACAAAGGATGCACAGGGCACCAACACCCGGCCGATGAATTCCATCCTGCGCGTCTTTTCCTACCTCCGGCACTACCCCGGGCTCGCCACCGCCCAGCTCCTCTGTGCGGTCGGAATGACCCTTTCCGTCTTTGTTTTCCCGAATGCGACCCGCCAAGTGATCGACCAGATCATCCCGAATCCGGCGCGGCACGGTGAATTCGGACTGTGGATCGGCATTTCGCTGGCAGGCTTCTTCCTCAAGGACGGGCTGAACGCCTTACGGATCTTCATTAACAATACTTTCGAACAAAAAGTCATCTACGACATCCGGTCGGACCTCTACTCGAAGATCCAGCGCCTGCCGCTCCGGTGGTTCGACACCCGCCGGACCGGGGACGTGATGACCCGGGTGGTGGAGGACGTGACGAACATGGAGCGCGTGCTGATCGACGGGATCGAGCAGGGCCTCGTGGCGGCCCTCCAGGTGATCGGGGTGGGCATTTTCCTCTTTTACCTGAATCCCGAGGTGGCGCTGTGGGCCACCCTGCCGGTGCCGGTGCTGGCCGTGGGGGCGTGGATCTACTCGACGCGCGGCCGTGACCGCTACCGGAACCAGCGCGACGCCTCGTCCGACCTGAATGCGATCCTGCACGACAACATCTCCGGCATCCGCCAGATCAAGGCCTACGCCGCCGAAGGGGCCGAGCTAGGGCGCTTCAATCGCTACTCCGAGGCGCTCCGCCAAGCCTCGCTGCGAATGATGATGTGGTGGGCGATCTATTCGCCGACGATGTCCTTCGTCCGCATGACCGGCTACGTCTTCGTGCTGGCGGTGGGTGGGCGGGAGGTCATGGAAGGACCGCTTCTAATGGGCGATTTCATAGCATTCTTCCTCTCGCTGTCGCTTTTCTACGAGCCGATCGACCGACTGAACGGGCTGAACCAGATGATCCTCTCTGGCCGCGCAGCGGCGGACCGGGTCTTTGAGATCATCGATTCAGAAGAAGAGAAGAACGCCGCCGACGGCGAGAGGCTCCCGGCGAAAATCCAGGCGCACGTGCGTTTTGACAAAGTCTCCTTCGCCTACGGCGACCAGCCGACGCTGCACGAGGTGGATCTGGAGGCGCGCCCCGGCCAGACGATCGCCCTCGTCGGCTCGACCGGCGCGGGGAAATCCACGGTGCTCTCGGTCCTGACGCGCTTCTACGAGCGGGACAGCGGCGCGGTGACCATCGACGGCATCGACATCGCCACGCTCTCGAAGAATTCCCTTCGCGACCGCCTCGGCTACGTGACGCAGGAGCCCTTCCTCTTCAATGGTACCGTCCGGGAAAACATGGCGCTGGCGAAGCGCGATGCGACGGACGAGGAAATGTGGGCCGCGCTGGAGGCCGCGCACGCCTCGCCCTTCGTGAAGGCCCTGCCCCAGATGCTCGATACGAACGTGGGCGAGCGCGGGGTGAAGCTCTCCGGCGGGGAAAAGCAGCGGCTTTCCATCGCCCGCGCCCTGCTGAAAAACGCACCCATCCTGCTGCTCGACGAGGCCACCGCGTCCGTGGACAGCGAGACGGAGCGCCAGATCCAGGACGCGCTGGACCGCCTGATGGAGAATCGCACCGCCTTCGTGATCGCCCACCGGCTCTCCACCATCCGGAATGCCGACCGCATCTACGTGCTGGAAAAGGGCCGGGTGATCGAGGAAGGCACCCACGACGAGCTGTGGGCACGCGGCGGGAAGTATGCCGAGCTGTGCCGGAAATCTTTTCTGCATCAGGATGAGGCAAATCCGGTGGCCGACGTCGTTTTCAAGCCGTGAAAATCACATACGCTTCCCTGTTCCTCGCCGCAGCCCTCCCCGCCTTCGCGCAGAAGGCCGGTGACACCATGCCACCGGACGCCCTCGGCAAGCTCGAGTGGGTGCAAGGCACCGCCCCGACCGCCTGGGAGCCGGGCAAGGTCTATGTGCTGGAGTGCTGGGCCACCTGGTGCGGCCCGTGCATCGCGGCCATCCCGCACGTGGACGAGCTCTACGACAAGTATCAGGAAAAAGGCCTGCGCGTCATCGGCGTGAACGTCTGGGAAGACGGCAAGGACAAGGTGGAAGCCTTTGTGAAAAACAAGGGTGAAGGCATGTCCTACCCGGTGGCCTACACTGGCAAGGGCGGCGTCTTTGAAACCGAATGGCTGAAGCCCGCGGATGTCCGCGGCATCCCGCACGCCTTCATCGTGAAGGACGGAAAGGTCCTGCTGACCACCCACCCGATGCAGCTCACCGAGCCGGTCATTGAGGGCCTGCTGGCCGGTGGCGACGCCGAGGCGAAGGTGCTGGAAGAGATCAAGGAAGCCCAGCGCAAGCGCGAGGAGGTCGGCAAGGCCAACCAAGCCTTCCGCCAAGCCTCCATGAAGAAGGACACCGCAGCCATGGATGCCGCCTTCTCCGATCTGAAGAAGCTCGATCCCGCGAACACCATGCTGCCCGCGCTGGAAATCGACCTGCTCGTCGCCAAGGCGGACTGGGCCGGTGCGGAGGCCGCGCTGGCCAAGCTGGACGGCAACCCGATGGCCGCCATGACGGTGACGAGCGTCGCGCAGGCGATCTCGAAGACCCCGGACGTGCCGGAGAGCTTCAAGAAGTCGGTGATTTCCAGCTTCGCCACCCTCGTGGAGAAGACCGGTCACGCCATGCAGTACCAGATGCTGGCCAAGCTCCAGTGGTCGCTCGGTGAAAAGGATGCCGCCAAGACCAGCGCCGCCAAGGCCGTGGAGTGGACGAAGTCCGAGAAGGGCGTGAAGGCAGGAATCCCCTCCGCGCCTTTCGAGAAATTCGCCGAAGCCCTCGACAAGGATGAGCTGCCTTCCGACGAGCAGATGACCACCTGGCTGCGCGAGTCCCTGCCCAAGCAGGCCAAGCCCGCTGCCAAGATCACGCCGAAGGAAGGCTGATCACCCTCAGCGCTCCGGCAGACCCGACTTCCAGAGCTGGTTGAGTTGGGTCATGATGTCCTGCCACTTCGCGGCATCCGCGGATTCGCCGAAAGCTCCCACGCCGGCAGCGGCCCCCAGGCCGATGCCGGCGACGAGCGTACCCCAGTAGAGTACGGCCACCAGCTTGCCGGGGAAATCCAGCTTTCCGACGACGGCATAGCCGCCGGGGCACGCCAGCAGGCGGTAGCCGAGCCAGATATTCAGGATAGGAATCATCAGGCCGAGCACCCACCATCCGGTCATGCCGAGATTGCGGAAGCGCTTCACCAGCGTCGCCAGGATCAGGATGCCCACCAGCGGGATAATCACGGGGGGCAGGTAGTCCTTATAGCCATCCGGCACGTAGGGCAGCATCAGCGGGACGGCGAATGCCCAGCCCACCATGAGGGCCAGCGGCAACACCGCGGTCCCCATCACGTAGCCGATGCGCCCGGTGCCGGGGAAGTGGGCCTTCGGGATCGGCTTGGATTCGAAATTTCCCGTGCTCGCGAAGTCCCCGCTCATCGACGGCACGTCATTCGTCGGGGCGCGGCGCTCGAAAAGGCCCTCGACCTCACCCGCCGGCTCCCAGTCGCTGAGCGTGGTGGTCCACACCATGTCGTTCCGGGGGTCGAGCTTACCCGACTTGGCGAGCTCGATCAGATAATCGAATCCGACTGGGCCGTATCGCTCGCCACCGCTCGAAAAAAACCACTGTTGTTGGTGGACCGACATTGCGCCCCTTCGATTATCTTAAATTTCGAGAACGGTCAAACATCAAGCCCGGGACGGTATTTCCCGCCATGATCGCGCTGGCGCCCGGTCGGGCCGCTGTTAGGCTCGGCGGCATGAATGACAGATGTCTTGGTGCGACGGCGGCCTTTTCCGCCGGACTCGCGGTGATCCTCGGAGCCCTCGCGGCGCACGCCCTGCACGACAAGCTGGAGGCGGCCGGTCACGTCGAGTCCTTCGACACGGCCGTGCTGTATCACCTGACGCACTCCATCGCCGCGCTCTTCCTCGCCCATGCGGGCTTCCTCAAGTCGGCGTGGACGATGCTCGCGGGCATGCTGCTTTTCTCCGGCAGCATCTACGTGCTCTGCCTGGTGAAGGGCGTCTCGTGGCTCGGACCTGTCACACCGGTCGGCGGGCTGCTGATGATCATCGCATGGTTCGCGTTGGCAGTAGGTTATGTCCGGAAGAAGGACTGAGCCCGCGGATCGCAAGAAGCGGAATGACTTTTTGTTGATTGACTTCGCATGAGCGAAGGGCGCACGACTCGTGCCGACGTGAAGCGCCTTGTCCACATGATCGTGGCTTTGCTCGGCTGCCTGCACTTGTGCGGCGGCCACTGGGGCGTGATGCAGGCGGTGGCCTGGACGAGCATGCTGGCCGACTACTCGGCGCAGGACGGCTTTGTGGTCGGAGCAAAGAAGACCTTCGACGGCGAGCACCCGTGCTGCATGTGCAAGGCCATCCAGGAGGGAAAGAAGAAGGAGAGCGGAGCGCACGACAAGCAGCTCCCCGCGCCAAATCCCGGCCTGATGCTGAAGGAATGCGTCCTCTCCCCCGCCCTCGTGATTTCACCGCCCGCGCCGCGCGATTGCGTGGTGCTCCCCGCCCCCGACCTTGATGCCCGGGGGCCACGTCTCGGCCTGCGTCCCGCGGTGCCGCCTCCACGGTGCGCGTGACTTGGCTACGCCGGTCGATTCGCTTCCCGTTTCTCACCCTGTCCATCAGGCGATGAGCATTCATGCCCGCACGGCCTCTCCGTGCCCGCATGACTTGCCCGGGATGTGATATCTTTGACCGGTTGCCATGGGATGTATGATCGCATCCGGCTCCGTATCCTCGTGCCGTCGTGGCACGGGGGAGCATTCCCCTTCCTGTCCCGGGAAACAAATCAAGAGCCGCACGCTTGCCGGGACAGGCATGCCCGCATCACTCGCTTGATCCGTATCCTTTCCATCCTGCTATCGCTCGTCGCGGCAGCACATGCCCGCGTGCATTTCGAGGCGCGTCATCTTCATCCGGTGGACATCACCCCGGATGGAGCGCACGTGCTCGCGGTGAATGCACCGGGCGGATACCTCTCCGTCTTCACCCCCGGCACTGCGGAGCATCCCGCGCCGCTGCTGGTCGCGGAGATCCCGGTGGGGCTGGAGCCCGTGACCGTGCGCGCCCGGACATCGCAGGAAGCCTGGGTAGTGAACGAAGTCTCCGATACCATCTCGGTGGTGGACCTCACTCGCCGCGCGGTGGTCTGCACCCTGCCGGTGCCGGACGAACCGGCCGACGTGGTCTTCCTCGGAAACCGTGCCTTCGTTTCCTGCGGGCGGGCGAACCGCATCGCGGTCATCGACACGATCACCCGCGCGGAGACCGCATCGATCCCGCTGGAAGGGAACTTCGTCCGAGCCCTCTCGCTTTCGCCGGACGGAGGCACCTTGCGGGCGGCATTCCTTTATCCGGGGAATCGCACGACCGTCCTCGGCTTCCGCGACGCCCCGCCACAGCCGGCGCCGACAAATCCCTCGCTGCCCGCTCCGCCAGCTACGGCACTCATCGTACCAGACAGCGACCCGCGCATCCCCTACGAGGTGCAAGACCACGACATCGCGGAGATCGACACCGCGACGCTG from Luteolibacter flavescens encodes:
- a CDS encoding TlpA disulfide reductase family protein, producing MKITYASLFLAAALPAFAQKAGDTMPPDALGKLEWVQGTAPTAWEPGKVYVLECWATWCGPCIAAIPHVDELYDKYQEKGLRVIGVNVWEDGKDKVEAFVKNKGEGMSYPVAYTGKGGVFETEWLKPADVRGIPHAFIVKDGKVLLTTHPMQLTEPVIEGLLAGGDAEAKVLEEIKEAQRKREEVGKANQAFRQASMKKDTAAMDAAFSDLKKLDPANTMLPALEIDLLVAKADWAGAEAALAKLDGNPMAAMTVTSVAQAISKTPDVPESFKKSVISSFATLVEKTGHAMQYQMLAKLQWSLGEKDAAKTSAAKAVEWTKSEKGVKAGIPSAPFEKFAEALDKDELPSDEQMTTWLRESLPKQAKPAAKITPKEG
- a CDS encoding GYF domain-containing protein, translated to MSVHQQQWFFSSGGERYGPVGFDYLIELAKSGKLDPRNDMVWTTTLSDWEPAGEVEGLFERRAPTNDVPSMSGDFASTGNFESKPIPKAHFPGTGRIGYVMGTAVLPLALMVGWAFAVPLMLPYVPDGYKDYLPPVIIPLVGILILATLVKRFRNLGMTGWWVLGLMIPILNIWLGYRLLACPGGYAVVGKLDFPGKLVAVLYWGTLVAGIGLGAAAGVGAFGESADAAKWQDIMTQLNQLWKSGLPER
- a CDS encoding DUF423 domain-containing protein, whose amino-acid sequence is MNDRCLGATAAFSAGLAVILGALAAHALHDKLEAAGHVESFDTAVLYHLTHSIAALFLAHAGFLKSAWTMLAGMLLFSGSIYVLCLVKGVSWLGPVTPVGGLLMIIAWFALAVGYVRKKD